The sequence below is a genomic window from Anaerocolumna chitinilytica.
ATGGTGTTTGCACGAAAGACGATACTCGCCGGGTGGAGTTTATTCAGAGGGCAGTTGCGGGGGTGCAGGCATGTATTGCTGATGGTATTCCCGTTAAGGGGTATATGTATTGGAGCTTGCTCGATAACTACGAGTGGTATAAAGGTTTTGTAAAAAAATATGGACTAATCGGGGTCGACCGCATAACACAAAACCGTATGCCCAAACCAAGTCTTTACGTACTTGGTGACTATTGTAATAAGTAATACATTTTTTATTGATTGTTCAATGCATGTTGAGTGTATTGTGTTGATGACAAAGGTGAAAATAATGGTATAATATAGCTTATTCATATTAGTAAAGGTAATGAAAATGAAAGAAATAAAAGTGATGCCTTACTAAAATAAAGACGTAGTTGTAATTTAATGTGAGAGGATATGTTATGATAAAATTTGAAACCCAAAGACTGATATTGAGAAATTTTATTTCGAGTGATATTGATGACTTTTATGAATATATGAGGTTAGAAAGTACAGCAAAGTATGAAGATTTTGAACCACAGACATACAAAGAATGCACTTCCGCCATAGAACGAAGAATTACATTGGATAATGTGATGGCAGTTATTTTAAAAGATAGTGGAAAGATGATTGGTGATATTAACTTTTCACAGGAAGGAGAGAAAGGAACTTACGAAATTGGTTATGACTTTAATGAAAAGTTTTGGAATAATGGGTATGCTACAGAAGCCTGTATTGCTGTACTCAATCACATTTTTAGTGAAGTGGGAGGTCGTAGAGTATACGCGCAATGCAATGACGATAATTATTCATCAATTAAGTTATTAGAGCGTTTAGGAATGAGACAAGAAGGGCATTTCATTGAAGACGTTACTTTTAAAAACGATAGTACTGGAAATCCTATATATGTGAACAGTTATTTATATGCGATTCTTAAAAGAGAATGGAATTTAAATGAACAAAATCAATAACTTGTAAGTAATTTAATATCCCGAATAAAGCGAGTTTATTATGTAAAGACTTCGGGAAAAATATTGCAATGAGCTACTTTACAGGGATGAAATAATAAAGATTTAATTTGAAAAAGCATTAATACTATATCTGTATGTGATTTCATTAATTTGGAGGTAAGATTAGATGAATATAAAATTTGATCCCAATAATAATATTATTAAACTCTGTATAATGGGGATGGGTTTAGAAGATAGTGGGAACGAAGAAGAAGCAATCTCGATGTTTCATAAAGCATGGAATGAAGCAACAAATGACTATGAAAAATTTATTGCAGCTTATCATTTAGCTCGTCAACAAAAGAATATTGCAGACAAATTAAAATGGATGGAAACGTCTTTACAGTGTGCCTTAAATATAAATGATGATAATGTAAAGAGTGCATACCCAACATTGTATGCAAACATTTCTTGGTGTTATGAGGAGTTGCAGGATACGGATAATGCAAAAAGAAATTATGATTTGTCTGAATTATATAAAGGTAAGCCAACTGATAAAGGACCGTTTTATCATGGGACAAAGGCAGATTTAAAGGTTGGTGATTTACTGACAGCGGGCGGAATTTCAAATTACCAGTCTGGTCTTCAAATGAATCACATTTATTTTACAGCTAATACCAATGGCGCAGGACTTGCAGCAGCATTAGCAAAAGGAGAAGGAAGAGAACGCGTTTATATAGTAGAACCAACAGGAGAATTTGAAAACGACCCTAACGTTACCGACAAAAAATTTCCAGGTAACTTAACACGTTCTTATCGCTCAAAAGAACCTTTAAGAATTATTGGTGAGGAAACAGAGTGGAGGCAACTAACAACTGCGGAACGAAGCAAATGGCGTGAAAATTTAGCAAAAAGCAAGGGTGAAATTATTAACTGAATATGTTTCAATTAGGTAAAATAGTTACTTTATTTAAAAATTCCCGAGATGCAATGAAGAATTGCAGGCGGCAGCTGGGTTTGTTGAAGCAAAGATTAAAGAGATATTATTGTATTAGTCTTATAGCTCCGGAGCTGAATAGAAAATCTTTCCCTTTAAATTATTAGTGTAAGCGAGAGCTCCATCCAACGTTATTACAACAGCACCCATATCCTTCATTTGGTTAACGCTGCGGATAATTGTGGCAGCATCTAATCCAAACAGTTTGGTAGTATAGATATCGCAGTCCAGGGAGCTGTCAGCAATAATTGTTAAAGAAGCGATGTTGCTTTCTATAGGATAGCCTGTTTGGCTGTTAAATATATGGTGGTATTTACTGCCTTCCTGTTCAAGAACTCGCTCATAGATTCCTGAAGTTACAACCGATTGGTTTCTGATTGTGACAAGTGCTGCCGCATTTCCTCTAGGTAATAACGGATTTTGAATTCCTACTTTCCAATCACCGCCCTCGGAAGGGGATTCTCCAAGAACAAGAACATTGCCCCCCAGATCCACCATAGCTGAGACAGCTCCATGTTCCCTAAATAACTCCATTACTTTATCAGCAAAATAACCTTTCGCTATCGCACCAAGGTCTATTTCCATACCTTTTTTTAAGAAATGGACAGTTTTTCCCCTGTCTTCCAATTGTATATTTTCAGGTTTTAAAAGCTCCAGCACATTCTTGATTGCTTCTTTTTCTGGCACCTGTGCTTCTTTAAAACCGATTCTCCATAATTTTATTAATGGGCCTATTGCTATATTTAAATAACTATCTTCGCATAAACTATGCTTTTTTCCTATTTTAATCAGTTCATACAGCTCATCGTCTACCTTCTGGGGAGCGATCGCAGCTGTCTTCTTTAGCATGGCAAGCTGTGAGGTATCGGTGTTAGCACTAAAGACTTTGTTGTAATGAATCAGCATGTCCTCAGCCTTTTTAACCAGACCTTCGGCATCGTTTCCTTTGATATAGAGGGAGATTTTTGTTCCCATAAGATAGATAATCTTTGTATACTCAGTCATTTCATTCTCCTATCTTGGAATTGTTCTGCCCGTGAACTAGAAAGGCGCTTATCAGGTCATTATCGATACTGGTCAGGGTTCTTTCACTTTGATATGCTATAAAATAATCCAAACTTAGTTCATCAATGGGAATGGGATATATATTATAATCCGACGGGCACTCCTTAACATAGACGCTTTCGGGTATAATAGTCAACCCTAAATTATTCGTAGCCAGCTTAAGTGCAGTATTGATTTCAGTGCTTTCCAGGATGATATGGGGTTCTACCTTATACACGTTTAATAGATGGTCAATCTGTTTTCTGATGGCAGAGCCCTTGGAAGTTAGTATCAGTTTTTGACTTAAGACTTCACTTATATCGATCATTCCTTCTGGAATGATTGCGATATCTTTCTGATATAGATTACAGCAGCGCGGAATTACAGCCCTGTATCGGTGTCTTCCCCAGCTAACAGAGTTTAAATTTGGTGAAATGTTGCTGGAATTTTGTCCAATCCAAAAATCCAATTCATTGTTTTGTGTGAGCTTCTCGCTTTTCTCCGGTAAAATCTCTGCAAGCTCAATTCTGCAGTTTGGATGGGTGTTCAAAAACTCAGGTAAAAAAAGTGGTAAAAGGTAAGTGCCAAGACTTGGAAGTACTCCTATCCTTATCACTGTGGTATCACTGTCTGATACATCTGATATTTCACGAAGCAGCTTCGTGTAGTTGTTTTCTAAGGTAGTCAAATACTGATAGTAGATTTTCCCTTGTTCGGTTAAACGAAAGGGAAGTTTGTTACGGGAGATCAGTTCACAGTTTAACTCATGTTCCACCCTTTTAATAATCTGTGTCAGATAAGGCTGAGAGATATAAAGTGATTTAGCAGCTTTACTATAATTGCTGTATTTTAAAAGGGCATCAATATAAAAAAGGATATCTTGAGAGCCGATGTTTGACATTTCCTTACTTCCTTCGGTAACGATAGAATTTGATTTTTCTGATTATAACAAATTTGTTATCAAACTTCAATGAATAACTATTAGATAATATAAGTATGGCATGTTAAAATAATATCAAACACATGACCATAGTTGTGAAAATTAAAGATAGGTAATTGTTTCGATATCGGAAGGAGATTACTATGAAATATTTAGCAATCGTAGGCACTAATTCAGATGTGTCAACAAATCGTATGCTGCTTCAGTATATGCAAAAGTATTTTGCAAATGAGGCAGAGATAGAAGTATATGAAATTAAGGAGTTACCTGCTTTTATGGAACCGGAGGATTTTGAGATTCCAGAAAAGGTTGCAGAGTTATCTGATAAAATCTTGAAAGCGGATGGAGTAATTATAGCAACTCCAGAGTACGATCATGCGATACCCGCAGTTTTAAAGAGCGCTCTGGAATGGATCAGCTATACGAGTCAGGCACTTACGGATAAGCCTGTTTTAATCGTAGGAGCATCTCATGGTACCCTTGGCTCCTCAAGAGCACAGGCCCATCTAAGACAAATACTTGATTCCCCTGAGCTTGCTGCTAGAATCATGCCAAGCAGTGAGTTCCTTTTAGGAAAATCCCAAGGTGCCTTTGATAGTTCCGGGAATCTCATCTATTTGGATAAGGTGTCAGAGCTGGAAGAAATTTTTAGAGAGTTTGTTCTGTTTACGGATATTACAACAAAGCTTCTAAAAGACAAAGTTTTGAACAAAAAGGTTACAAAATATACCTGGCAGGAGTAATAACGTAAGAGTTGAAAATAGAAATCCTTCACAGAGTGAAAGATAATAATTTTTCACTTGGCAAAAGTTGTGTTTGCGCTGTGAACACAACTTGTGATGCGGAAAAAGCAACGTAGAAATGAGGAGAATATCAATGAAATTTATAGCTATTGTTGGAACAAATGCAAAAAAATCATATAATCGTAAACTCCTTCAGTTTATGAAAAAACACTTTGAATCCAAGGCAGAAATAGAACTCCTTGAAATTACCGATGTACCTATGTTTAATCAATCAGATAATCAGTCCTATGGTGAAGTAATCCAGAGGTTTAATGATAAGATTACTGCAGCGGAGGGTGTTATTATAGCTACTCCTGAATATAATCATTCTGTTCCATCCGGATTAAAAAGTTTGATTGAATGGTTAAGCTTTGATCTCCATCCACTGGCTGGCAAACCAGTTATGATTGTTGGTGCTTCTCTTGGAACACAAGGGTCCTCTCGTGCACAGCTGCATCTTCGTCAGATCCTGGATGCACCAGGAGTGGATGCAAACGTAATGCCGGGATATGAGTTTTTACTTGGTAAAGCAAATACTGCTTTTGATGATGCCGGTAACCTTAGCAATGAAGGAACCGTAGATTTCCTGGAGATATGCTTTTTACGCTTTATGCGCTATGCTAAAATTGCAAATCAGCTGAATGAGGAAGAGGAGTTTTCCTTTGAACCGGGGAATTATGAAGTAAATGCAATTGGTCACAGCGGAAATCTTCCAATGACAGTTTCCTTTAGCGAAAAACGAATCGAGAGTATTAAGATAGACACCAAGGGTGAAACAGAAGGCATTGCCGATGTGGTTTTCGTAAGAATACCGGATAAAATCCTGGAAGGACAGACTTTAAATGTAGATGCACTCTCTGGTGCATCAGAAACCAGCAATGCGGTCATTGACGGTGTAGCAAAAGCAGTAAAGCTTGCAGGGGTAAATCCGGATATCTTAAAGAGACGGCCAAAGCCAGCTAGCAGCCGAATCAGGGAAGACGAAGAATATACATGTGATGTAGTGGTTGTAGGCGGAGGAGGTGCCGGACTGAGTGCAGCGTCTACCGTGCTGCAGAATGGTTACAGTGCGATTGTTCTTGAAAAATATCCGGCAGTGGGTGGAAACACCATACGCTCCGGCGGTCCTGTCAATGCAGCAGATCCCCAATGGCAGAGCCAGTTTGAAGAGAATCCGGGAGAAAGACATACCATTGAGGCGTTACTAAGTACAGCTGAGAGTGAGATCCACGCAGAATATCTGGAGGATTTCCGAGCATTGAAAGAAGAATTCGCTGCCTACCAGAACAAGTTCGGCACACAAAAGGGATATTTATTTGATTCACCGCTCCTTCACAGAATGCAGACTTATTTTGGTGGAAAACGAACAGACTTGAAGGGCAACACCATATACGGACAATATGACCTGGTAAAAATCCTGACGGACAGGGCCTTAGAGAGTGTAAATTGGCTGGAGGAGATAGGTGTTGAGTATGATAAAAGCCTCGTATTTGCTCCGGTTGGTGCACTTTGGCGCCGTGGACATAAGCCTGTGAAAAGCTATGGAACTGCATTTATACTAGCTCTAAGCAAATATGTAGAGGAGCACAAAGGAAAGATTATCACGGACAGTCCGGTAAAGGAATTTATAATAGAGAATGGTGAAATAAAAGGAGTTATTGCCACCGGTGTCAATGGACAGAAAATAACAGTACACTCAAAGTCAGTTATTCTGGCAAGTGGTGGTTTTGGTGCGAATACAAAGATGCTAAAAGAATATAACACCTACTGGAGTAACATTGATGATGATATAAGAACAACGAATTCCTACGCTATGACTGGCGATGGAATACAGCTTGGTAAAACGGTAGGAGCAGCACTTACTGGAATGGGATTTACTCAGATGATGCCTGTATCTGATCCTGAGACTGGCGAATTATTCAGTGGACTTCAGGTACCACCTGAAAACTTTGTAATTGTTAATAGAGAAGGAAAACGGTTTGTCAATGAATTTTCCGGACGAGATGTTTTAACAAAAGCAGCCATCGATCAGGGAGGTTTATTCTACTTAATCGCTGATGATGAGATAAAGAAAACTGCAGCTAATACGAGTCAGGAAAAAATAGACCATCAGGTAGAGGCTGGTACCTTATTTAGAGCTGATACCATTGAGGAGCTGGCAGTGAAAGTCGGTATGGATCCTGCAATTCTTACAGATACCGTTGCGAAATATAATTCCTATGTAGATCAGGGCTTTGATCCTGAATTTCATAAGGATACCTTTAGCCTAAAAGTGGAGAAAGCCCCGTTTTATGCCACCCCTAGAAAGCCAGCCGTTCATCATACCATGGGAGGTCTTAAAATAGATACCAATGCCTGTGTATTAGACGAAAACGGACAGCCAATTAAAAATCTTTATGCAGCCGGAGAAGTTGCAGGAGGTATCCATGCAGGCAATCGCCTTGGCGGCAATGCGTTAACTGATATCTTTACCTTTGGACGGATTGCAGGTAAAACTGCAGTTGATAATATCAAATGATGATTGGAGCCTGGAGGGGGATAAGAGGCAGGATAGTCTTCAAGCGCTGAACAGTTTGATATTACAGAAGTTATCCTTTGTTCATAACAGATCTTCAAAACAACCCGCTTTTCATTGAAAAGCGGGTTGTTTAAAATAGGAGAACTATTCTTAAATCAGAATGAAATACAATAATTAACAAAATTCGACATAAGGCATACTATAATGTAAACATATTGCAATTCTATTTAATGCCTTTAATGGGAACAAGCTTGAGAATGATTAGCTATTATGAATCATGAATCAACATGTCAGGAATTGTTTAAATCTAATTCGAAAAATTTTAGGTGATTGCAAACATGGAAATTGCTTATGTATTTTGAATAAGAATCAAGGAGTTGTTTGTATGAATTATGACAGGAGGCAGGAATTAACCGGACGCATCGTTTTACCTGATGATCCTCAGTATAACGATGCTCGAAGGGAATTTAATACCTTCTTTAATCGATTTCCTTTGGTCATTGTATTTGCCGAAGAAATACAGGATGTAATTAATGCTATAAGATGGGCGCGAAGCAGGGAGATACCAATCCGTGTACGTTCCGGTCGGCATAATTATGAAGGCCTATCCGTAGTTGACGCAGGTGTTGTTATTGATGTTAGTGAGATGAAACGGGTAGAGCTGGATAATAGGTCTGGCATCGTTACAGTGCAAACTGGACTGCGTGACTTCGAATTGGCAGAGGTGCTAGGTAGGGATGGGCTTGTAGTACCTCCTGGTCTTTGTCCTACCACCGGTATTGGAGGATTTACCTTGGGAGGCGGACAAAGCAGTCTGTCCCGTCAATGGGGATTGGCAATTGACAGTTTAGTAGAGGTGGAAATGGTCGATGCTAACGGCTGTGTACTCTATGCCAATGCTGAACACAATTGTGATTTATTCTGGGCATTGCGGGGAGGCGGAGGCGGTAACTTTGGTGTTTGTACCTCATTCCGTTTCAAGACGCATCCTATTGATATGGTTGCTTATGCCTGGATTGAGTGGGAGCTTCAGGATTTAAAACAGGTACTTTATGTCTGGCAGCAATATACAGTACCGGGGGCTGACCGACGACTTACGCCGCTGCTATCAATTGTTTCAGGTCAGAAGCCGCTATTATTGATGCAAGGGATTTTTCTTGGATCAGAGAGGGAGCTTCGATATCTGCTTGAGCCTCTGCTGCAGTCTAGTCCACCTATAGAAAGTACGATTGAAGAGATACCCTGGCTTGAAGCAGCTGCGCTGATAGGAGCTACCCAACCTGATATACCGGAGTCTTTCAAGAGCGTCGGACCCTTTGTTGAGCAGCTGCTACCCGATAAAGCAATTGATATCATCCAGCATTTTATTACCGAAGCGCCTTCCGGTATTACCGCCACCGTCCTATTCCATGGCTTAGGTGGAGCAGTAGCTGAAATAGGAAACACGGAAACGGCATATTTTTATCGTAAAGCTTTATCAAATATGTCACCCTGGGCTACTTGGGATGCTCCTGAAGGCGCGGCACAGGGCATTCGATGGGTAGAGGATTTTCGTAAGGCTATGCTTCCATTCACTCGAGGTGTTTATGTCAATACACCTGATTTGTTGATTGAGAATTGGCCGGAGGCATACTATGGCTGTAATTTCGAAAGATTGACCCGGATAAAGGCCAAATATGACCCTAAGAATGTTTTCCACTATCCGCAAAGTATACCGCCTGCTTTCTGTGAATGAAATAATAGATTGATCTTCCCCACAAGCAGGACCTCCTGTCGTAATTACTATTCTGCGATAGGAGGTCTTTTCGTCAATGCCTTTTTCCTGGAGCTGTTCATTGTTCCGTAATTAAGCTTTCTACGTCGTAGAGCCGTGGTGCCTTTATTCCGTACTTTCTGGCATCTGTTATAATTTCCTGTACGGCATAGCCAACTTTATAGTGATTATGCGCCACAAGTGCATAGGAGATGCTTTTCGGAGAAAAAACAACGTGACTCATAAGAAATCCAACAACTTTAGGCGGAAGGCTGCTCAACACTTTTGTCATAACATCAAGCTTTGAACCCTTTGCTTTTAAAACAGGGATCATTTCTTTCAAATCCCAACCTAATCCATTGAGTGCTTCCCGTGAAGAAACTACATTTGCAAAACTGCCGGTTTTTAAGACTTCGACTTCCATTGCAGCGTTGAATGCGAAGTGATTCCAGAGCCAGCTTTTTACATCCTTTTGAACCATTATCTTGAAGTCTGTCTGGGCAAAAAGTTTACGAACCTCTAAATCCCTTTTGGTAGGCTCGGGTTCAAATGTTCCAAACTGAACCGTTTTGTAAAGTCCGCCGTAAAGAGTGTTTCCTTCAAATCCGCCGCCGGCACCTGGGAAGCCATAAACAATTTGACTGGGTGGAATTGGTTGAACGGCGGATTGAGGGTCCTGCCAGAAGTTACAGAAAAAAAGGACTGTTGCATTTCCAACTCGCGGTGCCAGGTACTTAACCGCATTTGATACCTGTTCGGGGTTGACGCTCAGAATAATGAGGTCATAGTCGTGATTGGCCTTTATCTCTTCGTGCATCACAATAGGCCATTTTTCTTTGACTGTTCTGTCTTTTTTACTTTTCCTTGCGTCCCATAATTCCAAATTTACATAGGAGCTATATTGTGCCTTCCTGCCTTCACGAACATAGAACTCAACGGTGTGGCCTGCGTTTTCGAAAGCCCAGGCGTACTGTGTACCTATTACACCGCGGCCCAAAATTAATATTTTCATAATACATCCTCCAGAATGATCATCTGTTGACTTTTCAACAGGTGTTTGATATTCTTAGCTTACTGATTTGGGGAGAGAATTTCAATAGTTACAATAGTTCAAACTGTTGATAACTCAACACATTGTGCGAATTTGTTGAATATCTGGAAGGAAACTTTATGGATAGAAGAATACAAAAAACAAGAGAGCTGATTATAAGTACCTTCATAGACCTTCTAGGTGAAAAGGGATTTGAGAAAATAACCATTAATGACATTGCAGAGCGCGCGAACATAAACAGAGGGACTGTATATCTGCATTTCGTGGATAAATTCGATTTACTGGATAAGTGTATAGAAAAATATGTTGAACTGCTGCTAAATCACTGTGCCAATAGTACGGATACCACTCTAAGTGTAAGCGCATTTCAAAGTATATTTGAATATTTAGAGAAAAATTATACAGTATATAAATTGCTTTTTGGTAAGGAAGGCTTCGGAATTTTCAGTAACCGCTTATATGCCATTATTGCGCAAACAGTAACCGAGGTTATCGGAATAAAGTCAGAAAACCATGCATTATCAAACGGTGTAACCACTCATTTTTTGGCTTCCGGTTTTATTGGAACTATCGAATGGTGGATCAATAATTCTATGCCCTGCAGTGTGCAGGAAATTACAGAGCAGCTTATGTTTTTACTGGAACCATACACCAGGCATCTTATACCACGTTAAACTAATTTGACATATTAAATAGATAAGTAAAAATGAAGGTAATAAAATAGGCATTCGTGTGTTTATGTAGGATAAATACATTAATGTCTTTTTTTTCTATTGACATATGAAACATGATGCGCTAAACTAAAATTGTTTTAAACATGTTTAATAAACACTTATAGGAGAAATACACAATGCAAGTAGATGATGTAAAGAATTCATTAATTCAAGCTACAGTACAGTTGTTGACTAAAAATAAAAATTCAAGAAAAATTACAGCTCGACAAATTGCAAATGAAGCAGGTGTAAATTTAGCCATGATAAATTATTACTTTAGTTCCAAGGATGCACTTGTAACTCTCGCTGTCAGTAAAATTTTGGAGGATCGAGCCGATGAACTGAAAGTGATCAGGAACAGTAAAATTACCCCCCAGCAGAGGCTAAAAGAGTTTTTAATTACAATGTCTGACATTACAATTGACTATGCAGAACTTACGAGGCCTACAGTTCCCTATGTATTGTTGGAGGGTGAGATAGAACTGCCATACTACATTCTTCCCATGGTAAAGGAGTGCATCGGAGATAAACGCTCTGAAACAGAGTGCAGGATTATCGCTTATCAGCTCATATCTTTTTCGCAGCTCATATTTTATCGTTCTACTGATTTTTTGAAATATACAGGAGTTGATATCAACGATAAAGAGCAGAGGGATGCGTTATTTCAAACAATTTTAAAGTTGTTATTAAATGATTAATTTCAAGGAGGTATATAACAATGAAATATTTAGGGATTATTTCCATCATTGCAATCGCCTGTACGTTACTTTGCGGTCTTTGGATGAAATTCGGACCAGGTGAAAAGGACGTTAATTTTCATGCAGTACTATCTATTGGGACTATGTTGTTATGTCTTGTTACAATTATCCTGTATATGATTAAACTGAAAGTATAGTTTCATCAGGCTTCCTCTTTCATTCGAAATGGCAAAAGAACTAATTTTAAAAAGAAATTCACTACCGCAAAGTATCAATTAGAATATCGATATATTTGGTTGTGTTAATTGCGGTAAATTTTATAATGGGGGTTGCAATTGATTTTTAATGCCCTTATACTTTGTTTCAAGGATATCCTTTAACAAATTAAAGGAGTAGAAAAATGATTACAAAGAAAACAGAATTTGAACAGCTGCACAAGTATGTAGAGGAGAGTTCAGGCAACGAGAAGAACATATGTGAGATAACCGCCATCAAAAACGGAAGGATAGTTTATGAGGACTACTGGCATGGATACCGGCGAGGGGATACACTTAATGTCATGTCAGTCACCAAGAGTGTCATGGCACTATTGACCGGTATCGCAATCGACAAAGGACTTATCAGGAGTGTTGACCAAAAAGTTCTGGAGTTCTTTCCGGACTACCTTGTGAAGCGTGGAGAGAAGACAATTTATGATATTACAATCCGCCATCTTCTCACAATGACAGCCCCGTACAAGTACAAGTCTGAACCCTGGACAAAGGTTTGTAGCAGCGATAACTGGACAAAAGCGGCTCTTGACATCCTTGGTGGGAGAAACGGCATCACGGGTGAATTCAAGTATTCAACGCTGGGGATTCAGATACTGTCCGGTGTGATAGAAAATGCCAGCGGTATGAAGGTGATTGATTTTGCCAATACCTTTCTCTTTGAACCCCTTAGTATTCCGCGTCATACGAATAAGGAAGGCAGTACAAAAGAAGAGCAGTTCAACTTTTTAATGAGC
It includes:
- a CDS encoding GNAT family N-acetyltransferase, with the protein product MIKFETQRLILRNFISSDIDDFYEYMRLESTAKYEDFEPQTYKECTSAIERRITLDNVMAVILKDSGKMIGDINFSQEGEKGTYEIGYDFNEKFWNNGYATEACIAVLNHIFSEVGGRRVYAQCNDDNYSSIKLLERLGMRQEGHFIEDVTFKNDSTGNPIYVNSYLYAILKREWNLNEQNQ
- a CDS encoding FAD:protein FMN transferase, which produces MTEYTKIIYLMGTKISLYIKGNDAEGLVKKAEDMLIHYNKVFSANTDTSQLAMLKKTAAIAPQKVDDELYELIKIGKKHSLCEDSYLNIAIGPLIKLWRIGFKEAQVPEKEAIKNVLELLKPENIQLEDRGKTVHFLKKGMEIDLGAIAKGYFADKVMELFREHGAVSAMVDLGGNVLVLGESPSEGGDWKVGIQNPLLPRGNAAALVTIRNQSVVTSGIYERVLEQEGSKYHHIFNSQTGYPIESNIASLTIIADSSLDCDIYTTKLFGLDAATIIRSVNQMKDMGAVVITLDGALAYTNNLKGKIFYSAPEL
- a CDS encoding LysR family transcriptional regulator, with protein sequence MSNIGSQDILFYIDALLKYSNYSKAAKSLYISQPYLTQIIKRVEHELNCELISRNKLPFRLTEQGKIYYQYLTTLENNYTKLLREISDVSDSDTTVIRIGVLPSLGTYLLPLFLPEFLNTHPNCRIELAEILPEKSEKLTQNNELDFWIGQNSSNISPNLNSVSWGRHRYRAVIPRCCNLYQKDIAIIPEGMIDISEVLSQKLILTSKGSAIRKQIDHLLNVYKVEPHIILESTEINTALKLATNNLGLTIIPESVYVKECPSDYNIYPIPIDELSLDYFIAYQSERTLTSIDNDLISAFLVHGQNNSKIGE
- a CDS encoding NADPH-dependent FMN reductase, with product MKYLAIVGTNSDVSTNRMLLQYMQKYFANEAEIEVYEIKELPAFMEPEDFEIPEKVAELSDKILKADGVIIATPEYDHAIPAVLKSALEWISYTSQALTDKPVLIVGASHGTLGSSRAQAHLRQILDSPELAARIMPSSEFLLGKSQGAFDSSGNLIYLDKVSELEEIFREFVLFTDITTKLLKDKVLNKKVTKYTWQE
- a CDS encoding flavocytochrome c — encoded protein: MKFIAIVGTNAKKSYNRKLLQFMKKHFESKAEIELLEITDVPMFNQSDNQSYGEVIQRFNDKITAAEGVIIATPEYNHSVPSGLKSLIEWLSFDLHPLAGKPVMIVGASLGTQGSSRAQLHLRQILDAPGVDANVMPGYEFLLGKANTAFDDAGNLSNEGTVDFLEICFLRFMRYAKIANQLNEEEEFSFEPGNYEVNAIGHSGNLPMTVSFSEKRIESIKIDTKGETEGIADVVFVRIPDKILEGQTLNVDALSGASETSNAVIDGVAKAVKLAGVNPDILKRRPKPASSRIREDEEYTCDVVVVGGGGAGLSAASTVLQNGYSAIVLEKYPAVGGNTIRSGGPVNAADPQWQSQFEENPGERHTIEALLSTAESEIHAEYLEDFRALKEEFAAYQNKFGTQKGYLFDSPLLHRMQTYFGGKRTDLKGNTIYGQYDLVKILTDRALESVNWLEEIGVEYDKSLVFAPVGALWRRGHKPVKSYGTAFILALSKYVEEHKGKIITDSPVKEFIIENGEIKGVIATGVNGQKITVHSKSVILASGGFGANTKMLKEYNTYWSNIDDDIRTTNSYAMTGDGIQLGKTVGAALTGMGFTQMMPVSDPETGELFSGLQVPPENFVIVNREGKRFVNEFSGRDVLTKAAIDQGGLFYLIADDEIKKTAANTSQEKIDHQVEAGTLFRADTIEELAVKVGMDPAILTDTVAKYNSYVDQGFDPEFHKDTFSLKVEKAPFYATPRKPAVHHTMGGLKIDTNACVLDENGQPIKNLYAAGEVAGGIHAGNRLGGNALTDIFTFGRIAGKTAVDNIK
- a CDS encoding FAD-binding oxidoreductase; amino-acid sequence: MNYDRRQELTGRIVLPDDPQYNDARREFNTFFNRFPLVIVFAEEIQDVINAIRWARSREIPIRVRSGRHNYEGLSVVDAGVVIDVSEMKRVELDNRSGIVTVQTGLRDFELAEVLGRDGLVVPPGLCPTTGIGGFTLGGGQSSLSRQWGLAIDSLVEVEMVDANGCVLYANAEHNCDLFWALRGGGGGNFGVCTSFRFKTHPIDMVAYAWIEWELQDLKQVLYVWQQYTVPGADRRLTPLLSIVSGQKPLLLMQGIFLGSERELRYLLEPLLQSSPPIESTIEEIPWLEAAALIGATQPDIPESFKSVGPFVEQLLPDKAIDIIQHFITEAPSGITATVLFHGLGGAVAEIGNTETAYFYRKALSNMSPWATWDAPEGAAQGIRWVEDFRKAMLPFTRGVYVNTPDLLIENWPEAYYGCNFERLTRIKAKYDPKNVFHYPQSIPPAFCE
- a CDS encoding ketopantoate reductase family protein, giving the protein MKILILGRGVIGTQYAWAFENAGHTVEFYVREGRKAQYSSYVNLELWDARKSKKDRTVKEKWPIVMHEEIKANHDYDLIILSVNPEQVSNAVKYLAPRVGNATVLFFCNFWQDPQSAVQPIPPSQIVYGFPGAGGGFEGNTLYGGLYKTVQFGTFEPEPTKRDLEVRKLFAQTDFKIMVQKDVKSWLWNHFAFNAAMEVEVLKTGSFANVVSSREALNGLGWDLKEMIPVLKAKGSKLDVMTKVLSSLPPKVVGFLMSHVVFSPKSISYALVAHNHYKVGYAVQEIITDARKYGIKAPRLYDVESLITEQ
- a CDS encoding TetR/AcrR family transcriptional regulator, which gives rise to MDRRIQKTRELIISTFIDLLGEKGFEKITINDIAERANINRGTVYLHFVDKFDLLDKCIEKYVELLLNHCANSTDTTLSVSAFQSIFEYLEKNYTVYKLLFGKEGFGIFSNRLYAIIAQTVTEVIGIKSENHALSNGVTTHFLASGFIGTIEWWINNSMPCSVQEITEQLMFLLEPYTRHLIPR
- a CDS encoding TetR/AcrR family transcriptional regulator, with translation MQVDDVKNSLIQATVQLLTKNKNSRKITARQIANEAGVNLAMINYYFSSKDALVTLAVSKILEDRADELKVIRNSKITPQQRLKEFLITMSDITIDYAELTRPTVPYVLLEGEIELPYYILPMVKECIGDKRSETECRIIAYQLISFSQLIFYRSTDFLKYTGVDINDKEQRDALFQTILKLLLND